The DNA sequence CGCATGCAGTCCTCAAACCCTGATGTTCCTGGACTCCCACTTCGTATTGTGTCATATATCAACTTCAAAATGATCATAAACAATTAAACTTTACTCTCACCTCATGCAATTTTCTTTTTGAAAGAATCTAGAACCATATGTTTACTGTCTCGTCACTTAATCATCATAACTAAACTATTGTCATTCTAACTACAACTTAATTTGATGAACATCTGCGACCATGGTTGgttatttaaataatttgtaCTTTCTATTTTGAAATAGCCTAACAAGTGTCTAAGTAATGTTGTACAGTGTACCTTGGGATGATTGCACAACTTCTTGAGTGCTGTTATGCATGCTAAGATTTTTGCTTGTTTTGGTTCTTCATTAAGTACTTGTTTAACCTGTATTTACCAGTAACAGGAAAATGATTACAAAATCCCATGGTAAATAAGCACAGTAGATCAGTTAGCTAGACGATTTAGGAGCATGTGTTAGCCTTGGCCTTTGATTGATAGTCATGGCTTACATTTTTGGAATGGATAAAATGGTTGTACAATTCAACTTGCAGAGGAGTCAACCTGCAACAAACCACTTCAACTATCTGTAGATATGTAGGCAATTTTAGTCATAATCTGAATTTATGAATCAACTTCAACagttaaaaaaatttaataataacTGATGGTTGGTAGCAATAGGAAAAATGAAACCCACACATTTTCATACTCAAACATGATGTTCAGTACTTAACAGCTAATACAATTATAAAAAGTACTCTCACATCCAATTTTTTAATCTTGGAATATCAAACAAACCCAAAAAATGATTATAACTTTGATATTAAGTCAAACTGAGTCAACAAGGGGTATTTGTTTGTGAGAGATATGAAAGTATATTAGCAAGAGTAAACATAATAGCACAACTAAACTCATCTACTCATGCTAACCAAAACATAATATATCGTGATTCATATTTTTCCAGGGAAAAGAAACCACCTTCTCAAAGTTCGATGCCATGAAAAGTACCCCAACGTAAAGGACTAATACCTCACCAGAAAACAAGTTCATAAATATTGTAGAGGCCCATAACCATGTTAAGAACTATTAGTATATGCCTGGTCAAACTTTACCGTCTATTGCAGCGGAAAGCAATTTCTCCATAATAAAACTACATAGAGCAATAGACATCTTCTATAGTTGTCAGAAAAGTTTTTTAGCGTAACAGTCAACAGCTAACATTTTTTTCAGGTACTAACATAATGTAATACAAAAATCGAGATTTTTCTTTTTACCTTTGGTGGTAGGTGGTTCGATAGCAGCGCATTAGTCCTCCTCAATATAAACTGATAATAGATGTATAATTAACCTTAgttttcaaaaaatatatatgaaaaaCCTATCTCAAGGCCCAACTAATCTGTCCATGTACCTGATTAACTTTTGCACTCAATTCTGCAGATCGTTCAATGCCTAGTTTCTTCTCATCTTCGGTAGCAGAGGGCTCTCTTCCACATATGATAGGTGTCTTCATTCCAGTAGGTTAACATGTGAATCCACAAAAAAAATCACGTTAAACATACAATGCTTAAAATGTGACATGGCACATTTTGCAAAACTGCAGGAGGCCCATTAAAACCATCAGTTAAACTCCATGTTTTCAGATATTTTGAGCAAAACAGTCAGTTTATCACAGCAACTaatgttaatttttttaaatgtaGCGCTCTAATAATACATGAAAATACTGATCTACAAAGTTTAAGCAAGTAGCAAAATAATCAGTTTCTATTCAAATACTAAGGATAGGAATATCAGTCACCTGGTAATAGCGTCGAAAGTATGACGCATCGCCTAATATTCCCGGATTGGTAAAATTAACCATAGCATAAAACTCTTCCAGGTCATTCTGGAGGGCATTAAAAGTAAGGCGTAGATTCTTAGATTGTGTTATGGAACAAAGACTCGGAACTTGACAAGTACAGAAATATCCAGTTTGGCAGAAAATATATCTCACTTGCATTGGTGTTCCTGACAATAGAATCCGGCGCTTGCATGGTACAGCAGCCAAAGCCtgatatattatttgtaagtaaCACCACAAACAGTATACTTGTTCATAAATCATCAGAAGAACTAAACCAAAATATGTCACTACAAAACAACCCTTACTCGATTTGTTAGAGTCTGGCCATTTTTTAGCCTGTGAGCTTCATCGCATATGAGAAGATCACAGGATCCATTTTCACTGAATTTTGATGAATGCATTCGAAATGTCTCATAAGAAACAATTAGTACCTAGACAGGCATGAAGGTGTATCAGTTATTGATATTTACTTCTTAGCATTAAACACAATGTACTTCTACTGGATATACCTGTAGATTACTGCGAGGGCTTGTAAAACTTTTAATGCTGGAAACTACATCATCCCGGGTGCTTTCGCACAAAGCAACAAGACTGACTCTTTCCCCAACCCACTTCATGATTTCAGCCTCCCAGTTGCTTACAAGACTGGTGGGAGTTACAATTACTGCCTTTTTAACCGTTGGCTTCTTTTCAAATCCTTGACGAAGAAGAGTATATAGAAGGGTAATAGATTGTAATGTTTTTCCTAAACTGCGCATCCATAAGCGAAGAAGACTCACAACTTTAACCAGACAGTAATTACTTAAACCTGGATGCTTTGGCCAGCAATTTGAAAAGAGACAAAGTACTTACCCCATATCATCAGccaaaatacacccatgtatattAGACGCACTACATAAGCCCGAAACGCATTCAAACATGAACTGGACCCCTTCTCTGAAAAAAATATATTCAATTGTAGCCTCTCAGTATGCAAGTAAAGATAGATATTGCTCAGCATGCAAGTAAAGAAAGACACTGCTTTAATTAACATATGAATGACTTCCCACAGTTTTTAAACTTGATCTCTATATTATTGTTACTTCTCTAACTATCATTATTAACATTTTAATGATTGACAGAATACATACTAAACAATATACTTTGTGCATTACATTTAGAACCTATATATAATTATCTTACGGCCATAGTCTACAGGCTTAACAAACCTGAGCTTTCTTAGAGCTTGGAAATATGAAGAAGCATATTAGCATTTCAACTGCTTTTAAGTTTGCTTCATTATTTTTTTTAGTCTAATAATTCTTACAAATTATATATGCACGAGTTACCTTTGATGAGGTCGAAGAAATTTAACAAGCAAGGGATCAACTGTTATCACTGAAAAATCATTGTCTTCCCCTTCACATTCTTCAGGCTGCCACAACACCAAAGGTTCAATCCCTGGTGGCAAGCTCTTATCCTCTTCTGGAGCTTCTTTTTCAGTGGCAACAGGAATATCTACCGTATTTGTAATGGGAACCAAAACTGGCCTCGTTGAACCCCATGGAACAAACCGTTTACGAGCCCAGAGCCGTTGAGCCAGCTTTTCATTCTCTTCAGAGTAGCCATTAGAACACGGAGGTTGAAAAGGCTTCCTGCCTGCTGCTGCTCTGTCTGTCACAGAAAGAACTCGGGGAAGTAGCGACTGCCTTTTCACTACAAGATTCCCTCTGAAATCATAATTTCAAGTTCACAAATCATACATTCGTCATTGCCTAATTGTATATAAAcccatatatataaataataaatccTTTCCTATTGGCATTTGCATACAAAACGAAGATTAACTCACAAGAAACTGAACTTGAATGACTACCCATGCCAAACCCCATCCAACACAAATCGACTACGACTACACACAAAAAAAGAAGCCCGAGCCTACTAGTTAACTTGCAACCGTAAATTATTTAAATACATTCCAATGACATCTTCAAAATGAGCCCCCACTTCATAAAAATCCTAAATCATCCCCAATACACACAACTAAAATTTCCAACACAAGATAAGTACTACCAGAAGGCAAAATCGAAATCagcacacaaacacacacacacgtAAAGAAGTCATTAGAGCTTGTGTAAAAACAATGACTTCATATATATACATTTCGAGTTAACTGTCTAAATGCAATAAAACCTACAATTAGATAGTACAAATTATACTATTAGACTTAGAACCCTAAATTCTGTTTCTATTTCAATTACACCGACAGCTCATCAAAACCCCTAAATTCTCTAATTAATCCAATTACATCTTCGAAACGTGTCGCCAGCTCATAAAACCCCCTAAATTTATCTGTAATACACAAAACTAAGCTTCCAATACAAGTTAAACACTAAAACCAACACAGATTAAATAATAAACACACACAAATCACACACATAGTAATAATGATTTGATACCTGACAAGAGCATCGACATTTAGTGATTTCCGATCAATTCGACGAGGTGCTGAACGGACGGTGGATCGAGAAGCCACGTGTCCAGCTTGTTTACTACTATTATCGTTGTCGTCATCGGAATCGCAATCGAGATCGTCTTCTTCTTCGTCTTGTGTATCTTCTGGTGAATTAACGGCGAAGTCGTCGCCGGAATCGCTGAGTTCAGAACCGGAGGAAGGAGAAGAGAGTATCTCAACGGCGTCGTTTTGGGAGTCCATTGTTTTGGTTTAGGTCTCTGCTTGCTCTGCTCTAATTTATATTTTCGATTTTTTCGATTTGATTTGGCGGTAAAATGTTTGAGGCAGGCGGATTATGTTCAAACTTAaataaagaaatttatttttatttataattttcaaaaaCACTGTGGGAGTAATTTTTTTTTACGAGTTTTTAATAGTGTTCTAAAAATCcccaattttaaaaaaaatccttGATAAATTCCCGATTAATCCTTAAAAAATATTTAGCCGGTCTATATTTTGAAATcctattaatatatataaattatttttaaattatatattacataataaataaggtaaatatattaaatattattaaaatatttaaatatatcctATTTTTattccgattaatccccgatttacCGATTAATCCCTAATCGGTACTTAAACCGATTAGTACCGATTACTGATTTTTACAACCATGATTTTTAACAacaaaaaattaatatattattatactATTTGTCAGCGCTCAAGAGTAAATCTCTTTTAAAAAGGGAATGATAATGAAAGGACCcgtttttaaaaattaattttaaaattgagAAGATGTGTTgatgttttttttttattttcataggctttcctaaaataaattacaaataataatttgtttgaaaattttaaaaaattatgaaaaaagtTTTGAATTTTAAGAATTCTCAAAATCTGTTTTTAAATCTCATATATGTTAGATTCAGAAtcttaatttcaaaaattatgtaaTGATTATTGAAAGTGTGTTAATGAATATGTAATTTTGGAGagatttcaaaatattaaaaactaGGCGAAGAAACCGCGTTTCGCGCGGTCCGAAAAAATATTCAAGACACAGTCTAAAAATAGATAAAAATAAGTTTAGAATTTCATGGATAGacaaaaattatgaatatattCATAAAGAAAAAacattaattttaaaatataaaatatcaaaagtgtaaaaattataattaaaatctTTGTAAAAAGGTAAAATATGATAAGACAGTAAAGTTGAAGGTAAAACTTTTCAGccttgattttttttaataaaaccCAAATTCAAATGTACCACACATTATAATTCCATTTTAGTTTTttgtttattatcattattttttTTGGTGTTTAATTCTTTTTATGTTTATTGTATTACATGTTACATGCTTTAGTGGAGATTTTTTTTCCCAGTGCTCCAATATATGAacttaaaataaaaatttgaGTCATATTTTAATTAACATTGATTATCATTAAAAATTGAATTTACAAAAAAATGCGAATAAAAATTATAAATCTTGTTCCAGGCACGACTTGTTCTTCTTATATAGAGTGAATGTACCTAATCAAACTTTTTTGAATGCATGTGATGTAAATTTATGAAGTTTTTGTTAGCCAGGCTAAAATCATGTACTTGCATGATGAGGAAATTGAAATGTACATAACATTTGCAAGTTTAATAGGACTAAATTATAGAATTGCAAGATGTGATATATTGTTTATGATGTTTGTTGCAGGTCTGCATGATATACTGATGGgaatcaaggaatgaatatgttaatttggatttggttatgcgtacttgtggtgatgttcaattggagaggatgcaaacattggttatgaagcttacttggacaacaaggaataaaggagcgatgcatgaagttggacaagtatctgattattatataattattaattagaattttgcttgcaagtttttacctttcacttgaaagggttttttcttattttaaacacttatgattttattttcctatttggatttgatttttgtcttttttctattcgggtttgatttttaaatttatttcctggaaggattcatatattggctaattcaagctgatattggatttctcttggaatcctataggatttgggttattgtctaagcttATAAaggtttgggttattgtctaagcctataaatacccctctcatgtaatcttttgagacaatggatgatataaaacttgtgttttgagataaactatgagtagtttttcttttctctaaacttcaattactgaattgttttgaagattagatccgaattacttagtttctggattgatctaagcaatttgagattcaaagttcacgtttctggattgatcgtattcttttgaaatatcatcttcttctcttatcccttttctttcttattttttgtttttttgtagtgcgatccacatcaatttggtatcaagagccaaggttttttctccaatttcttaattgttgggtgatctaggttttaaaaaaaaaaattactattcacGAGTACTGTTCACGAGGGGTACTGTTCACAAAATTACTGTTCACGGGCACTGTTCACGGGTACTGTTCTCGGGGGTACTGTTCATCGGCACTGTTCACGGGTACTGTTCACCATTTTTTTTTCAGGTTTTTCTTATGGCTACGGATAAATTGTTtagaaaattacttggaaaattgaatgagattgataaacgtactcaaaagcttgctaattcaacggaatcgaggtttgatgcatgggataaaattttaattaaggtgaaagatagtgatgaagtctatgatcctggtatagatcttggttattttacaggtttgggtagcatagatgattttgttgaatgggttacacaagtcgataagatttctgcttatacaggttggactgagatgagaatattcaagattgcagcgcttaaacttacaaagaaagcaagcttgtggtttgataatctaaacataaaaagagttagatctggaaaagaaaagattatgacttggacatctctgaagaagaaacttcgtgcaaaatatattcctttgcattataaattcgaatgtataatgaagatgacatccctctctcaaggtactatgagtgtttccgagtatacttctgaattttatagattgcgccttatttgtgacttggaggagacagaaacaattaaaattggaagatttattcgtggattgaatttgcctatttatcgaaaggttaaatcaagtccatatatctcgtttaatgatgtatgcaatcttgctttggaatttgaatcttttcaacaagacgagaaattgaactcttcccttcacgagtttactctttcagaagaaactaaagaagaagactttgtcAGTGTGGAGAATGTCGCGGATCTTGTTGCTGATTACCATGTGTTACATGTGGCGACTATATCAAGTTTGGATGAAAAGGATGAACCAGTTACAAAAGAAGCTATAATAGAGAAGCATGAAGAAAGACAGTCACTTGTTGAGAAAGTCTTGGTTGTTGAAAAAGATCAGACAGATGCATCTCCTAAATTTGTGCATGACGACATTGTTGAAGGACAAGAGATACTAAAGGAGACGTTCGAAACTAAAGAGGTTGTGTACAAGGAAACAACATTATCCTAGTGGAACACAATGATTTTCTGGGGGTAGAGAACTTGTTGAATTCACCTATCTCAtcaaactatcttattctttcgagtttacttccaaagatattgctgatggaattgaaatttaaggctttcaagttctacgagaaatcacctcgttatgtgcttattcttaaatactttagaactcgaggacgagttttcttcaaaggagaggagaatgacgaggatcaaggaatgaatatgttaatttggatttggttatgcgtacttgtggtgatgttcaattggagaggatgcaaataTTGGTTATGAggcttacttggacaacaaggaataaaggagtgatgcatgaagttggacaagtagccgattattatataattattaattagaattttgcttgcaagtttttacctttcacttaaaacaagaaaaaccctttcaagtgaaaggtaaaaacttgcaagcaaaattctaattaataattatataataatcagctacttgtccaacttcatgcatcgctcatttattccttgttgtccaagtaagcttcataaccaatgtttgcatcctctccaattgaacatcaccacaagtacgcataaccaaatccaaattaacatattcattcttTGATCTTCATCATATACATTATAGTCTAGATAAGGATTCCGCAAGTTCAGATTCACCGGAAGTTAATTTAGATGCATCGTCTCCCCGAGTGTCTCATAAGGAGTCTCATAAGGACCCTCCTTTTCTTCCTCTTCTAGCTCCTTCACCATTATTGCCATTGACAAATTACAGTAGTCCGCCAGCATTATCAGGTACTTAATAACATGTTTACATAAGTGCATTGTTGtttttgattttctgatttagcaAGGAATCCATTGTTGTAATGAAATTAACTATATCTAGACATGCACTTTTTCATATGGAATATCATAAATTTCTACAAATTTTATAAGCTCATTTTTTTAGTTATTggtaatgttaggtcacactttcactgtagagggggtgaatacagtgtttattacaatcaaatcaaatttcaagaacttatgtaacagaaaacaaactttattgaaataataaactctgttacaatctggaactgttatctctcagtgatgaacaaaatatcacgagagctgctagagttacagtaaataatattctcgataatgataacacttatagtgtaaaccctatgtctgtgtttatatattacacagttacaagataatcgctagttgatatggaatataattctgcttcctaatatatatcaatcagatatcttttcttccaagtattccattctttacggaattccttcttcatgcatatctcttcttatgtttatcttgatcttcttaactttaatcagctactgtccttatctgatcgtccttcagtacttaagttctgatatctatctcctgatgcttatctcctgataacataagtactgatatcccttaagtcctgacgtccagtataagtactgatcagttaagtactgatttgtcctgttcaaataagatctgaaatctaaacataaaacatattagccatgacattatcaaatatatctaacaatctcccccaacttgtaaattagcaaaatatacaagtttaacagatatttgatgatgtcaaaaacattaagtacaaatgcatgagaattagacaagataactacaacttacagtccttaaagcttttaccaattcaacttctgataacaactttagtctgtatacacatcagaatttaagcagttgtagatcttcgacttggcttcatcattttctgatctctctgatgtcaggagttgttctgagataattcttcaacaaatatttctcagcatatctgagttcatcaatcattctccgtttgacatctttaagctctgcagtatcttcaccagtttgaaatattgcagctctgagatcattaatctttgcttttctcaactcctgatatagtcttatgacataagctttgtcagactctagattaaactcaagccccttaataccaagatatgttctgatctgtgcagtattaggcttcatatcaacaatatcaccattgtgatttctgtactttggaacatatatgctgtcagacttaacagaataaagtcttttctgtctctgaatctgttctttcaaatagtttgcagcagtccctgtcaatctgtcatccacttgaagtaagaataatacatgctccaattcttcaaaatacttcattggaatggcattttgtcttatatgataaaccctaccatctgtcatgaaatacaacaagatgtgttccttcaagtaggtatggtaaaccatttgtacagattccaattgattcaatctttcaggagttactccaattcctggttcactcaaggaagttggatcattggtagtgttgtgtactcttctttcatcagcacttcccaatccagttttatctcttgcttcctttccagtaactactctagcttcaaaacgacttgcagtagtcttcaaaggttgagtttgttttgctttagtgaatcctggtaggagtgtttttgatcttccttctgatatcaagttaacttgaactgtgtcagaggttacttgcttcttttgaatatcagaacttttaatttcttgactctgaacaacttgagctgtatcagaggttgttttaagaacttttcttgaagtcagagcaagattatcttctttatcagtaatttcttcatcaacaggaggtacataaactttaacaggttcaccaaccttttctttacccttggatcttggatctatctttggttgtgatttagcaaatgttgcttcagtttgtgccttttctttaatcacaatacctttcagttttggaagtgactttttaccagaagcttcagatttagatgtggctttctttgatttaagtctagcttcttcttcctttaaactttccaagtccattcctggattttcttgaagaaataactgtcttgacatttcttcatcaagatctagaagttcatcagaatttattcttttaccagtatcagaacttattctcttcccagtatcagaacttatcctgtgacttgcaatttcagcatttcttgatgagaatcttttaccttgactatgacctccacccattccagagtttccttggtcatctttttcatcatcctttccttgcagtgtcttgtcatccttgcatttggacttaatcactttctccccctttttggcatcagcaggaagtagaagagagataagcaattccactgaagattggatttcagtcagttgtgattgctgagaagcttgattttgcagaattttatcaatctgtgcttgttgacgatcttgagtcttctcaatataagcaatcctgtccatagatggttgaaagaactttttcttatcaagtttccaaacttgttcttgtttgataaagttctcctgaatcttgtgtatttctgcatgagtagttgaatgaagaccttgtagatgtttagtactcaatgcagtgacacgaagctgagttttgaaatcatcagaatttaacatttcatcagttttagtcaagtgctcagtaagatgtaacgcagatggaatacatgagactgagttccattccttagtccactcctgtcctgcaggagtttcactccaaggcactggtggttcctctgtaacaaacttctttactagttcagacttagaaagaggaatgtgtcctgaaggacctgctgcatcagtatttgcagttggagcagcatcaccagtatctccagcatgtgcagcatcagaacttatagaatcagtatcatctgatataatagcagtgtgagtagcaatggaggcgtcagcatcctctaattgctgatctgatgctaagttctgatcaacagccatatcctgatagcttcccgcctttcctcctccaatcgatcaagatgaagctggtagtccatctcgaagaacagaagtcggttcagcaccgcctgtgggacagagccccatatctcttcaggaatggcagttacatgccactcctgctgccagtcggcgcagcttagctccatatgaaaattttggtaattcaaaaacatgttgaatcggaccatgatgtttttgaaaaagaatatgaagttaagattgtgagaaaaattgatggaaaggctaatgtgaagtggctgtttatataggcaagagaatgccaggagacgcggagatatttaatgctgacagatagagttaagtctacctcatctccctagacttgaaaaagaataacagtcatttgaaaaggaatgtgcacatgtaataagagtgaactgttcaaggacgagtgccattagtcctaaccatagactattaatcttccacttcaacatattctaaattaatctgagactgttaccaaattttactcacagataagtcaagtaaagggttagactgaaaaatcagaacttagacctataccagaacttaacagtcatcagaacataatgtcttaactcgaacaaggaatatctatcttagtaagttttcatacaagttctgagttatagtcttcagaacttaatcatcagaacatataactagaacgtgtcctcagaattt is a window from the Apium graveolens cultivar Ventura chromosome 1, ASM990537v1, whole genome shotgun sequence genome containing:
- the LOC141667717 gene encoding protein CHROMATIN REMODELING 25, whose protein sequence is MDSQNDAVEILSSPSSGSELSDSGDDFAVNSPEDTQDEEEDDLDCDSDDDNDNSSKQAGHVASRSTVRSAPRRIDRKSLNVDALVRGNLVVKRQSLLPRVLSVTDRAAAGRKPFQPPCSNGYSEENEKLAQRLWARKRFVPWGSTRPVLVPITNTVDIPVATEKEAPEEDKSLPPGIEPLVLWQPEECEGEDNDFSVITVDPLLVKFLRPHQREGVQFMFECVSGLCSASNIHGCILADDMGLGKTLQSITLLYTLLRQGFEKKPTVKKAVIVTPTSLVSNWEAEIMKWVGERVSLVALCESTRDDVVSSIKSFTSPRSNLQVLIVSYETFRMHSSKFSENGSCDLLICDEAHRLKNGQTLTNRALAAVPCKRRILLSGTPMQNDLEEFYAMVNFTNPGILGDASYFRRYYQTPIICGREPSATEDEKKLGIERSAELSAKVNQFILRRTNALLSNHLPPKIVEVVCCRLTPLQVELYNHFIHSKNVKQVLNEEPKQAKILACITALKKLCNHPKLIYDTIRSGSPGTSGFEDCMRFFPPELFSGRSGSWSGGDGIWVELSGKMHVLARLLAQLRQKTDDRIVLVSNYTQTLDLIAQLCRERRYPFLRLDGSTSISKRQKLVNSFNDKSKDEFAFLLSSKAGGCGLNLIGGNRLVLFDPDWNPANDKQAAARVWRDGQKKRVYIYRFLSTGTIEEKVYQRQMSKEGLQKVIQKEQTDLKNQGNFLSTEDLRDLFSLHDNVSSEIHEKMNCIRCGSCGGMADDIPETYAEQNGVSSVNEDCQSDQDDIGGFAGITGCLHKLKSSEKQVGTPLEEDLCSWGHHFNPTSVPDAILQASAGNEVTFVFTNQVSGKLVPVEPVVPKTGSMHENKNQCQSKGNVFPKSLSISRHPQARPWSSPNSDTPKNNLSASLKPSQSKYIKPITPHLESRSHVNIKPKLSLKKQLPQKRHSPDHIDDDDDFQ